GCCATTCGATTTCCAGGCGCATGACACCTATTTCGTGGTCGCGCACCTGCATTACACGCTGTTCGGTGGCATGGTCTTTCCGGTTATGGCGGGGGTCTATTACTTCTTCCCGTTCATCCGCAAACGGATGCTGTCCGAGGTCCTGGGCCGCTGGGCCTTCTGGCTGATCTTCATCGGGTTCAACCTGACATTCCTGCCGATGCACCTGACCGGGCTGCGCGGGATGCCGCGCCGCGTCTATACCTATCCCGACGACCTGGGGTGGAGCACGCTGAACCTGGTGTCCTCGGCCGGGTCGGTGGTGATCGCGGCGGGTTTCGCCGTCTTTGTCTGGGATCTGTTCCGGCCCAAGGGTGGCCAGCCCCGTATCGCGCGCAACCCCTGGCAGGCGGGCACCCTGGAATGGACCCACGACGTGCCCGAACAGGCCTGGGGCGTGCGGTCGATCCCGCATGTCACCACGCGCTACCCGCTTTGGGATCAGCCGGAGATGGTCGCGCGCATGGATCAGGGCCGCTATTACCTGCCTGATGCGCAGGAGGGACGCCGCGAGACGCTGATCACCTCCGTCATCGATGCCGAACCGATCCAGGTGCAGCGCGTCACCGGTCCGACCTGGATCACGCATCTGGCGGCGGCCTTTACCGGAGGAGCCTTCATCCTGCCGACCTTCAGCCTCTATACCCCCGCGATCATCAGCGGCGCGCTGGCGGTCTGCACGATCATCTGGTGGCTCTGGACGGCGACAGCGCGCCCGCCCGCGCCGGAAGACACGCGCAAGGATGTGGGGCTGGGCCTCAACCTCCCCACCTATGCCTCTGGCCCGGCCTCGACGGGGTGGTGGGCGATGTGGATCACCATGCTGGGGGATGCGACGGCCTTTGCCTCTGTCATCTTCGGGGTGTTCTTCTATTGGACCGCGCGGCCCGATTTCCCGCCCGAGGGTGCGCTTCATGCCGATGCGGTTCTGGTGGCGCTGTCCTGTGGCGCGCTGCTGCTGTCCTGGGCCTTGACGCTGTTCGCCCGTCGGTCCAACCGGCGCGGAGCCGTGACCGGCGCCCGGATCTGTCTGGGCACCGGTGCGGTGCTCGGCAGCCTGGGCATCGCCGCGATGCTGGGTGCGGTCACGGCGTTGGAGCCGACCACCCATGTCTATCCCGCCATCCTGTGCGCGCTGGCGGTCTGGATCATCGTCCATGCCGGGCTGGGCACGATCATGCAGCTCTATTGCCTGGCCGGATCCATCTTCGGCAAACTGACGCCGCGCTATGACGCGGATCTGTGGAACATCTCTCTGTTCTGGCATTTCCACGCGCTGTCGGTGGCTGTCGCCGGGGCGGTCATGATCCTGGTGCCGGGGGTCGCATGACCGAAGAGCACCAGCCCCGCCCGGACGAAGAGGAAGCCGAATTCGCCGAGGAATCCGCCAGCCTGTGGCGGATCACCCTTGCGCCGGTGGCCTGGGCCGCGCATTTCGTCATCTGCTACGGGCTGGTCGCCATGTCCTGCGCCAAGGGCTGGCCAATCACCGAGGTGCGCCAGGGCCTGGGCCTGTTCAGCGCCGCCGTGCTGCTGCTGATCGCCTGGATCGGCTGGCGCGCGCTGCGGCAATGGGACGTCCGGCGCACCGGCGATTTCGTCAACCGGCGCGGCCGGGCCGAGGACCGGCATCATTTTCTGGGACATGCCGCGTTTCTGCTGGCGGTGATCTCGTTCATCGGGGTGGTCTTCGTCTCCCTGCCGCTGATCCTGATCGAGGGCTGCCAATGAAGGCGCTGTTCCTCCTGCCCGGTCTGGCCCTGCTGGCGGCGATCTGGCTGGTCCCGCTGAACAGCCTGATGCCGCTGTTCGCCGCCCATATGCTGCGCCACATGACGCTGGTGGCGCTGGCCGCGCCGTTGATCGTGCTGGGCTGGCCCGCGCTGCTGCGCCATGTGCCGGTACCGCCCTTGCTGGCGGCGGCGGTGGAATTCGTCGTGGTCTGGGGCTGGCACCTGCCGCAGGCGCATGGGCTGGGCCGCACCGAGGCGTCGGGGTTCGCGGCGGAACAGGCGTCGTTCCTGGCGGTGGGGCTGCTGGTCTGGGCTGGCTGCCTGCGCCCCGACCGGCCGCTGGCCGGGGCGGGGGGCCTGTTGCTGACCTCGATGCACATGACGTTGCTGGGCGCGCTGATCGTGCTGGCGCCGCGCGATCTTTATGCCGCGATCTGCGGCACCGCGCCGGACCTGGCCGGGCAACAGGTGGGCGGGATGCTGATGCTGGCAATCGGCACGCCGGTCTACCTGGTGGCCGGGCTGATGCTGACCGGCCAGGCGCTGCAAGACAGGGGGATGGCATGAGGACGATCGCACTCACACTCGCCGTATTGGCCGGGTTGGGCGCCGCCGGAGGCGCGGCGGTGGTGGGCATGGGCCTTTACAACGTGTCCGCCCAGGCGGGGCATCTGCCAGGCGTGTCCTGGGTGCTGCACACCACGTTCCGCAATTCCGTCGCCTTGCGCGCCCCGGACAAAAGCGCGGTTCCACCGCTGGAGGATCCCGACCTGATCGCCCTGGGCGCACACCATTACGCCAGTGCCTGCGCGACCTGCCACGCCCGACCCGACGCGCCGCGCAGTGCCACGATGCGCGCCATGGTTCCGGCGCCGCCGCCGATCACGGAGGCAATCACCGATTGGCAGCCGCAGGAACTGCACTGGATCATCGAGAACGGGATCAAGATGTCCGGCATGCCCGCCTGGCCCGTGGCCGGACGCGGCGACGAAATCTGGTCCGTAGTGGCCTATCTGGAGGCGGTGAAATCCGGCACGGCCCCCGGCTTCCCCGCAGGAGAGGCATCCCAACCCGACCGATCCGCGCAGTTGCCGCACCCGCCCGCGGCGGGCTACTGCGCGAGCTGCCACCTCGAGGCGGGCGATCCGGTGCCCCGGCTGGACATCCAGAACGCGCCCTATCTTGAGGAACAGATGCGTGCCTATCTTTCAGGGCGGCGTCCTTCCGGCATCATGGCCCAGGCGATGAGCGTGATCCCGGCCAGAGAGATCCCGGAACTGGCGCGCCACCTGTCCCGCAGGGCTGTCGATCCCGCCCTGCGCGGCCCTGCGCCCGGCGATCCGCTGGCGGATTCCGAACTGGCGGCGCGCGGCGCGACACTGGCTGCCTCCGGCACCCGCGATGTGCCTGCCTGCGACGCCTGCCACGGTGCCGATGCCGCGCGGCCGCAAAGCGGCGCGGCCCGAGGCGGCGACCGTGGACCGGTGCTGGCCGG
This genomic window from Pseudooceanicola aestuarii contains:
- a CDS encoding cytochrome c oxidase assembly protein — its product is MKALFLLPGLALLAAIWLVPLNSLMPLFAAHMLRHMTLVALAAPLIVLGWPALLRHVPVPPLLAAAVEFVVVWGWHLPQAHGLGRTEASGFAAEQASFLAVGLLVWAGCLRPDRPLAGAGGLLLTSMHMTLLGALIVLAPRDLYAAICGTAPDLAGQQVGGMLMLAIGTPVYLVAGLMLTGQALQDRGMA
- a CDS encoding c-type cytochrome gives rise to the protein MRTIALTLAVLAGLGAAGGAAVVGMGLYNVSAQAGHLPGVSWVLHTTFRNSVALRAPDKSAVPPLEDPDLIALGAHHYASACATCHARPDAPRSATMRAMVPAPPPITEAITDWQPQELHWIIENGIKMSGMPAWPVAGRGDEIWSVVAYLEAVKSGTAPGFPAGEASQPDRSAQLPHPPAAGYCASCHLEAGDPVPRLDIQNAPYLEEQMRAYLSGRRPSGIMAQAMSVIPAREIPELARHLSRRAVDPALRGPAPGDPLADSELAARGATLAASGTRDVPACDACHGADAARPQSGAARGGDRGPVLAGQGRQYLAAQLRLWASGALDHDPLMSAAARDLAPAQIEALAAHYAARPAPQTTPEPAETD
- the ctaD gene encoding cytochrome c oxidase subunit I; the protein is MTDSDPRPDPLPVATGPYPPTCESLETPVSEETQRAQAERLRRAWATPRGWRYPTAVNNTEVGKWYSTTALIFMLMAGVMALLIRAQLAVPENDLISADRFNQLFTMHGSAMMFLFAVPMFEAISILILPGMLGARDMPFPRLSAFGYWCFLIGGIFVIGSLAFDSAPRAGWFMYPPLATQDPGPGSDIWLLGLSFIEIASIAAAVELIVGTLKCRPPGMRVNLMPLYAWYVLVVGGMILFAFPPLIAGDFLFELERSFDWPFFDPTRGGDPMLWQHLFWIFGHPEVYIIFLPSVAIAAMVIPTVARRPIVGYSWIVLSAVGTGFLSFGLWVHHMFTTGLPSISLGFFSAASEAVVIPTGIQLFAFLATLMAGRVRLNLPMLWIAGALAIFIMGGLTGVMLALAPFDFQAHDTYFVVAHLHYTLFGGMVFPVMAGVYYFFPFIRKRMLSEVLGRWAFWLIFIGFNLTFLPMHLTGLRGMPRRVYTYPDDLGWSTLNLVSSAGSVVIAAGFAVFVWDLFRPKGGQPRIARNPWQAGTLEWTHDVPEQAWGVRSIPHVTTRYPLWDQPEMVARMDQGRYYLPDAQEGRRETLITSVIDAEPIQVQRVTGPTWITHLAAAFTGGAFILPTFSLYTPAIISGALAVCTIIWWLWTATARPPAPEDTRKDVGLGLNLPTYASGPASTGWWAMWITMLGDATAFASVIFGVFFYWTARPDFPPEGALHADAVLVALSCGALLLSWALTLFARRSNRRGAVTGARICLGTGAVLGSLGIAAMLGAVTALEPTTHVYPAILCALAVWIIVHAGLGTIMQLYCLAGSIFGKLTPRYDADLWNISLFWHFHALSVAVAGAVMILVPGVA